One genomic segment of Gottschalkia acidurici 9a includes these proteins:
- a CDS encoding AraC family transcriptional regulator translates to MDFIQNLQRAIDYMEEHILEPITYEDVAKHLYISNYHFHRTFSLVTGITANEYIRNRRLSMAGQELSISCEKVINIASKYRYHSPESFTKAFTRFHGVTPSAARHAGIKLKSFNRLLVKIKLEGGTVMDYRIEKRKGFKVLAKVMQFRNESILEEGNTEIQDFWKECWNDGVFGELKENTTKHDTYGVCASISKESTHFDYGIGMEFNGDNAPNGYNIWEVKPTLWAVFKCIGKGGDCIEETWNKIFSEFLPGSEYIMTDDTDFELYSEGFGVDCFCEIWIPVKKKINA, encoded by the coding sequence ATGGATTTTATTCAAAATTTACAAAGAGCAATAGATTATATGGAAGAACACATATTAGAACCGATTACCTATGAAGATGTTGCTAAGCACTTATACATATCAAATTATCATTTTCATAGGACATTTAGTCTAGTAACTGGTATTACAGCAAATGAGTATATTCGAAATAGAAGATTGTCTATGGCAGGACAAGAATTATCTATATCTTGTGAAAAGGTAATTAATATTGCTTCAAAATATAGATATCACTCTCCTGAGAGTTTTACAAAGGCTTTCACTAGGTTTCATGGTGTTACACCTAGTGCGGCAAGACATGCGGGTATAAAATTAAAATCTTTTAATCGTCTTCTTGTTAAAATAAAACTAGAAGGTGGTACTGTTATGGACTACAGAATTGAAAAGAGAAAAGGATTTAAAGTATTAGCTAAGGTTATGCAGTTTAGAAATGAATCAATTTTAGAAGAGGGAAATACTGAGATTCAAGACTTCTGGAAAGAATGTTGGAATGATGGTGTATTTGGTGAGCTGAAAGAAAATACTACTAAGCATGATACTTACGGAGTCTGTGCATCAATATCAAAAGAAAGTACACATTTTGACTATGGCATTGGTATGGAATTTAATGGTGATAATGCTCCTAATGGATATAATATCTGGGAGGTTAAACCCACATTATGGGCAGTGTTTAAATGTATTGGTAAAGGTGGAGATTGTATAGAAGAAACTTGGAATAAAATTTTTTCGGAGTTTCTTCCGGGTTCAGAATATATTATGACTGATGATACTGATTTTGAACTATATTCAGAAGGTTTTGGCGTAGATTGCTTTTGTGAAATATGGATTCCTGTTAAGAAAAAGATAAATGCATAA
- a CDS encoding GNAT family N-acetyltransferase — MDLVNVGTETIETDRLVLRRFTLEDANDMLKNWISDKEVQLNYGEPVYESDESVKKLLEGWIELYSNNQYYRWAIILKENSENIGQIAFCHIDLNHRFADIEYCISRSYQRKGYSSEALNAIIEFTFEKTGLNRLQAFHRGRNIASGKVLKKSKMKCEGVLKQTIFYEDEKEYDDKIYYGIIKSDYHNI; from the coding sequence ATGGACTTAGTTAATGTAGGAACAGAAACAATAGAAACGGACAGGCTAGTCTTGAGACGATTTACTTTGGAGGATGCCAATGACATGTTAAAAAACTGGATAAGCGATAAAGAAGTTCAGCTAAACTATGGAGAGCCAGTATATGAAAGTGATGAGTCAGTAAAAAAACTACTTGAAGGATGGATTGAGCTATACTCTAATAATCAATATTATAGATGGGCAATTATTTTAAAAGAAAATAGTGAAAATATTGGACAAATTGCTTTTTGTCATATTGATCTAAATCATCGCTTTGCAGATATTGAGTACTGTATTAGCAGATCATATCAAAGAAAAGGATATTCATCAGAAGCTTTAAATGCAATAATAGAATTTACATTTGAAAAAACAGGACTAAATAGATTACAGGCTTTTCATAGAGGAAGAAACATAGCTTCAGGTAAAGTACTAAAAAAATCAAAAATGAAGTGTGAAGGAGTTTTAAAACAGACAATATTTTATGAAGATGAAAAAGAATATGATGACAAAATATATTATGGCATAATAAAATCTGATTACCATAACATATAG
- a CDS encoding AbrB/MazE/SpoVT family DNA-binding domain-containing protein, whose translation MRKADELERVVIPKELRNTLEILVGTPLEIYVDGK comes from the coding sequence ATGAGGAAAGCAGATGAGTTAGAAAGAGTAGTTATACCAAAGGAATTAAGAAACACTCTTGAAATATTAGTAGGAACACCACTAGAAATTTATGTAGATGGAAAATAA
- a CDS encoding DUF3888 domain-containing protein, which yields MLKKSSNVLLMTLCILIVFTSLSFGSNLNNAGGESKEKLYEDFLLTFLSTYILEGIHDYYGEYRQYMDAKVLSIERLEEGSYYFKIVVQVTTFVGAHNPPYGIEIVTIQQDVHGIKVIDFNHEDFKDDNN from the coding sequence ATGTTAAAAAAATCCAGTAACGTTCTCTTAATGACTCTTTGTATCCTCATTGTTTTTACTTCCCTTAGTTTTGGTTCTAATTTAAATAACGCTGGTGGTGAATCTAAGGAAAAACTTTATGAGGATTTCCTGCTAACTTTCCTTTCAACATATATCCTTGAAGGCATACATGACTACTATGGAGAGTATAGACAATATATGGATGCAAAGGTTTTATCAATCGAAAGGTTAGAAGAAGGGTCATACTACTTTAAAATAGTAGTTCAAGTAACAACATTTGTAGGAGCACATAATCCACCATATGGAATAGAAATAGTTACTATACAGCAAGATGTTCATGGTATAAAAGTAATTGATTTTAATCACGAGGATTTTAAAGATGATAATAATTAA
- a CDS encoding GNAT family N-acetyltransferase, producing MEKYKINKVSDLDERYIDDVVVIFVDGLYNVLNTISTDKDVLKELFRSTLDFSMFYAYIYEDKVIGILGLGNNKKRPICLKKDICQKTLGKFKGFMMYIQMKSILGKPIVRNSDEGHVDYLATDAKYRGRGVATQLIKFLHSNINYKSYLLGVFSKNTNAKRLYEKLGFEQFEEQSNFFMSYRGHGSIIRMRLRVKRV from the coding sequence ATGGAAAAGTATAAGATTAATAAGGTATCTGATTTAGATGAAAGATACATAGATGATGTAGTGGTAATATTTGTAGATGGACTTTATAATGTACTTAATACTATTTCAACAGATAAAGATGTTTTAAAAGAACTATTTCGTAGTACTTTAGATTTTTCAATGTTTTATGCTTATATTTATGAGGATAAAGTCATCGGAATTTTAGGACTTGGTAATAATAAAAAACGTCCAATCTGTTTAAAAAAAGATATATGTCAAAAAACTTTAGGTAAATTTAAGGGATTTATGATGTATATTCAAATGAAATCAATACTAGGAAAACCTATAGTGAGAAATAGTGATGAGGGACATGTCGATTACTTAGCAACAGATGCAAAATATAGAGGAAGAGGTGTAGCTACACAGCTTATTAAATTTCTACACTCTAATATAAACTATAAAAGCTATTTACTAGGGGTTTTCTCCAAAAATACTAATGCTAAAAGACTATATGAAAAACTTGGATTTGAACAATTTGAAGAACAAAGTAACTTTTTCATGTCATATAGAGGACATGGCTCTATAATAAGAATGAGACTACGAGTAAAAAGAGTATAA
- a CDS encoding DUF6678 family protein: MNDEVLKRIEKQKQKVKEFIEKNGYFSIMNNTKWKKLINDIHDLEFPPAYCLKHILSEDTPQMALKPTYWGDWSLDLLYPFFWIEWMEISPYYYKHKGNLLDDELIDETEEVLEILKRNNIPYELKEKIL, encoded by the coding sequence ATGAATGATGAAGTATTAAAAAGAATTGAAAAGCAAAAACAAAAAGTTAAAGAATTCATTGAAAAGAATGGTTATTTTTCGATAATGAATAATACAAAATGGAAAAAACTCATAAATGATATACATGATTTAGAATTCCCTCCTGCATACTGTTTGAAACATATTTTGTCAGAGGATACCCCTCAAATGGCATTGAAACCAACATATTGGGGAGATTGGTCTTTAGATTTATTATATCCATTCTTCTGGATAGAATGGATGGAAATATCACCTTACTATTATAAACACAAAGGAAATTTACTCGATGACGAGTTGATTGATGAAACCGAAGAAGTTTTAGAGATTTTAAAGAGAAATAATATACCATACGAATTAAAAGAAAAAATATTATGA
- a CDS encoding DUF2383 domain-containing protein translates to MSNNLETIESLNELLKGEYMAIESFNNFISRVEDENVKDCFQDVQKQHRESISTLASYIQDIGGQPHENIGIKGTMGEIMINIDLGSKANDNEVIKKAIEGETKGINMAEKVLRGKLDDKSRDLSGEILQSHRKSIKKLKNLI, encoded by the coding sequence ATGTCTAACAACTTAGAAACAATAGAATCACTTAATGAACTTTTAAAAGGAGAGTATATGGCGATAGAAAGTTTTAATAACTTTATATCCAGAGTAGAAGATGAAAATGTGAAAGATTGCTTCCAAGATGTTCAGAAACAGCATAGAGAAAGTATCAGTACATTGGCGAGCTATATTCAAGATATAGGGGGACAGCCACATGAGAATATAGGAATAAAGGGTACAATGGGTGAAATTATGATTAATATAGATCTGGGTTCAAAAGCTAATGACAATGAAGTTATAAAAAAGGCCATAGAAGGTGAAACTAAGGGAATTAATATGGCTGAAAAAGTTTTGAGAGGTAAGCTAGATGATAAATCAAGAGATCTTTCAGGTGAGATACTACAAAGTCACAGGAAGTCCATTAAAAAGCTAAAGAATTTAATATAG
- a CDS encoding DnaD domain protein → MHGGGAISEITTEAIIDITSESTTTTIDKENKNCHYSGSENKKLEIDKNLSAIAKKFEQSGFETINIKVKELLEELLEEHPIEWIIQAFKVAIEANVRNLRFVKGVLRNWQNNGGVDIGGGSISKYTDRENGSIGQDPTGDFQR, encoded by the coding sequence TTGCACGGTGGCGGAGCAATATCAGAGATTACTACGGAGGCCATTATAGATATTACATCAGAAAGTACTACAACTACTATAGACAAAGAAAATAAAAATTGCCATTATAGTGGTTCAGAAAATAAGAAATTAGAGATAGATAAAAATCTTTCTGCAATTGCAAAAAAATTTGAACAAAGTGGATTTGAAACTATAAATATAAAAGTAAAAGAGCTGCTAGAGGAACTACTAGAAGAACACCCAATTGAATGGATAATACAAGCATTTAAAGTTGCAATAGAAGCTAATGTTAGAAATCTAAGATTTGTTAAGGGTGTTTTAAGAAATTGGCAAAATAACGGAGGAGTGGACATAGGAGGTGGAAGTATTTCAAAGTATACAGATAGAGAGAATGGATCAATTGGGCAAGATCCTACAGGAGATTTCCAGAGATAG
- a CDS encoding AbrB/MazE/SpoVT family DNA-binding domain-containing protein: MKSTRVVRKVDKLGRVVIPKELRNTLELPEGTRLEIYIDGEQIIFKKYALSCAFVDRLSV, translated from the coding sequence ATGAAATCAACAAGAGTAGTAAGAAAAGTAGACAAGTTAGGAAGAGTAGTTATTCCAAAGGAATTAAGAAACACTCTTGAACTACCAGAAGGAACACGTCTAGAGATTTATATCGATGGAGAGCAAATAATATTTAAGAAATATGCATTATCTTGTGCGTTTGTGGACAGGCTAAGTGTGTAA
- a CDS encoding GNAT family N-acetyltransferase, with amino-acid sequence MIIREIKKEDNVKIREIIQGSLKSLGLAIPGTAYFDPQLNNLHQYYTNLKHANYWVVEMEGEVVGGIGIAPFNKHDKVCELQKLYLSPKTQGLGFGKKLMETALAFASKHYAKCYLETHYELKTACILYEKFGFKLLHEPLSCSGHSAMNAWYIKDLN; translated from the coding sequence ATGATTATTCGAGAAATCAAAAAAGAAGACAATGTAAAAATAAGAGAAATTATACAAGGTTCATTAAAATCGCTTGGATTAGCGATTCCTGGAACGGCTTATTTCGACCCTCAACTTAACAATCTTCACCAATATTATACTAATTTAAAACATGCCAACTATTGGGTAGTAGAAATGGAAGGAGAAGTTGTTGGTGGAATTGGCATAGCACCGTTTAACAAACATGACAAAGTTTGCGAATTGCAAAAGCTATACTTAAGTCCAAAAACACAAGGATTAGGATTTGGAAAGAAGCTAATGGAAACAGCTTTGGCATTTGCTTCTAAACACTATGCAAAGTGCTACTTAGAAACACACTATGAATTAAAAACTGCATGTATATTATATGAAAAGTTCGGATTTAAACTTTTACATGAACCATTATCATGTTCTGGCCATTCTGCTATGAATGCGTGGTATATAAAAGATTTGAATTAA
- a CDS encoding MarR family winged helix-turn-helix transcriptional regulator codes for MDKEIIYDIRQFNRFYTKVLGLFNNQLLDTDYSLTEARILFEISERTECIANNLVQELNIDRSYMSRILRKLEREELIEKKSSKIDSRKNFLFLTRKGEELLSKIHIKSDEQINQLFNGLNDSEVNEIRISMMIIKEKLDKNIKQKLKKE; via the coding sequence ATGGATAAAGAAATTATTTATGATATCAGACAATTCAATCGATTTTATACAAAGGTACTAGGTTTATTTAATAACCAACTTCTAGATACAGATTATTCATTAACCGAGGCACGAATACTATTTGAAATAAGCGAGAGAACTGAGTGTATTGCAAATAATCTCGTGCAAGAACTTAATATTGATAGGAGCTATATGAGCAGAATTTTACGTAAATTGGAGAGGGAAGAATTAATAGAGAAAAAAAGCTCAAAGATAGACAGTAGAAAAAACTTTCTTTTTTTGACGAGAAAGGGAGAGGAACTATTAAGTAAAATACATATTAAGTCAGATGAACAAATAAATCAATTGTTTAATGGACTAAATGATAGTGAGGTTAACGAAATTCGTATTTCGATGATGATAATAAAAGAAAAATTAGATAAAAATATTAAACAAAAATTAAAAAAAGAGTAG
- a CDS encoding DNA adenine methylase, giving the protein MDFGKAWVGKNYVSLMPEHKIFVDCFFGSGAVPLYKETVSPANITIINDINDKLMNYIVLKENLGRLYEECSALPFSEKLYEKYKWEDKAESAVRFYYLMRVCFCGGGHKYRNGIGLSKSVNKAKRYRIATELIPKMADLIKIWNILYRDF; this is encoded by the coding sequence GTGGACTTTGGGAAAGCATGGGTAGGAAAAAACTATGTATCACTAATGCCTGAACATAAAATTTTTGTAGACTGTTTCTTCGGAAGTGGAGCAGTACCGCTTTATAAAGAGACAGTAAGTCCGGCTAACATAACAATAATTAATGATATAAATGATAAGTTAATGAATTACATAGTACTTAAAGAAAATCTAGGAAGGTTATATGAGGAGTGTTCAGCACTTCCATTTTCAGAAAAGTTATATGAAAAATATAAATGGGAAGATAAAGCTGAATCTGCAGTTAGATTTTATTATCTGATGAGAGTTTGCTTTTGTGGTGGAGGTCACAAATATAGAAATGGCATAGGGCTTAGTAAGTCAGTTAATAAAGCAAAGCGATATAGAATAGCTACAGAATTAATTCCAAAGATGGCCGACTTGATAAAGATCTGGAATATACTATATAGAGATTTTTAA
- a CDS encoding AbrB/MazE/SpoVT family DNA-binding domain-containing protein → MKSTGIVRKVDELGRVVILKELRNTLELPEGASFETYVDGEQIILKKYALS, encoded by the coding sequence ATGAAATCAACAGGAATAGTAAGAAAAGTAGACGAGTTAGGAAGGGTAGTTATACTAAAGGAATTAAGAAATACTCTTGAACTGCCAGAAGGAGCTTCATTTGAAACTTATGTAGATGGAGAGCAAATAATACTTAAGAAATATGCACTGTCTTGA
- a CDS encoding IS3 family transposase: protein MRPSVKYLAIYRHKNKYSISLMCKFFNVSRSGYYDFVKRMDKPSKNEHLIELIRQCQEKTRRTYGYRRVKIWLERNYNIIINAKTVLKVMNHNNLLSQIRRRKKYKQMGKQLHKYENILNRDFKASKPNQKWVTDISYIHTTEGILYLSMIKDLYDNSIVAYKTGTEQTVNLVLNTIKHAKRKEKVTTELQLHSDQGLQYTSKGYFNLLKEYGITPSMSRRGNCYDNACAENFFGILKSECIYRAKPKSIYEARQLIDDYIYFYNYERIQLKTKLTPHEKRCQFV, encoded by the coding sequence GTGAGGCCATCAGTAAAATATTTAGCAATATATAGACACAAAAATAAATACTCTATATCTTTAATGTGTAAATTCTTTAATGTATCTCGTAGTGGATATTATGACTTTGTTAAGCGAATGGACAAGCCAAGTAAAAATGAACACTTGATAGAATTAATTAGACAATGTCAAGAGAAAACTAGAAGAACTTATGGCTATCGTAGAGTTAAAATATGGCTAGAACGTAATTATAATATAATCATAAATGCAAAAACAGTACTTAAAGTTATGAACCATAATAACCTACTTTCTCAAATTAGACGACGTAAAAAATATAAGCAGATGGGTAAGCAACTTCACAAATACGAGAACATTCTAAATCGCGACTTTAAAGCCAGTAAACCAAATCAAAAGTGGGTAACTGATATTTCATATATACATACAACTGAAGGTATACTTTATCTGTCTATGATTAAAGATCTATATGACAATAGTATAGTTGCATACAAAACTGGAACAGAACAAACAGTTAACCTTGTACTTAATACAATAAAACATGCCAAAAGAAAGGAAAAAGTCACTACAGAGCTGCAACTCCATAGTGACCAAGGGTTACAATACACTTCCAAAGGATATTTTAACCTACTAAAAGAATACGGTATAACTCCATCTATGTCAAGACGTGGAAACTGTTATGACAATGCATGTGCTGAGAACTTCTTTGGAATATTAAAATCTGAATGTATTTATAGAGCTAAGCCTAAAAGCATTTATGAAGCTCGCCAACTCATAGATGACTACATTTATTTCTACAATTATGAGCGTATACAACTAAAAACAAAGCTGACACCACATGAAAAACGGTGTCAGTTTGTATAA
- a CDS encoding putative HNHc nuclease codes for MNYLSEIKAIKEVEEGTYLKIFVPKEKLRYTIDRFKEDGKVFAEIRLDDNRRIRNDQKKKCFATLKDIADYTGNLQEDMHDYFKMIYRYVYENKRISMSDCTVTQARDTINILIDFALNHDISLTDLGVNRTDDINRYLYGCLINRRCCICGKKADIHHDEVIGMGRNRRKINHVGMKVIALCREQRGT; via the coding sequence ATGAACTACCTTTCAGAGATTAAGGCAATTAAAGAAGTGGAAGAAGGTACATATTTAAAGATATTCGTACCAAAAGAGAAACTAAGATATACAATAGATAGATTTAAAGAAGATGGGAAGGTATTTGCAGAGATAAGGCTAGATGATAATAGACGTATTAGAAATGACCAAAAAAAGAAATGTTTTGCAACACTTAAAGATATAGCAGACTATACAGGAAACTTACAGGAAGATATGCATGATTATTTTAAAATGATATATAGATACGTGTACGAAAATAAGAGAATCTCAATGTCAGATTGTACTGTAACACAAGCTAGAGACACGATTAATATACTTATAGATTTTGCACTCAATCATGATATATCTTTGACGGATCTAGGAGTAAATAGAACTGATGATATTAATAGATATTTATATGGATGTCTAATTAACAGAAGGTGTTGTATATGTGGCAAGAAAGCAGATATACATCATGATGAAGTCATAGGGATGGGGAGGAATAGAAGAAAAATAAATCATGTGGGAATGAAAGTTATAGCATTATGTAGAGAACAACGAGGAACATAA
- a CDS encoding GNAT family N-acetyltransferase: MFEFKEFDYLTDGEIDLKIEEKIPYNEEKDYVPTYKYRITIHDSDDRIGEINIRIVYNEGIYFCGNIGYMIEKMYRGNSYAVKACKIIKDVAIAHEMKKLIITCNLDNFPSRKTCEKIGLKLKDMIDLPMYKEGERQKCIYEWILE; encoded by the coding sequence ATGTTTGAGTTTAAAGAGTTTGATTACTTAACTGATGGTGAGATTGATTTAAAGATTGAAGAAAAAATACCATATAATGAGGAAAAAGACTATGTACCTACATATAAATATAGAATTACTATCCACGATTCAGATGATAGGATAGGAGAAATTAATATCAGAATAGTTTATAACGAAGGTATATATTTTTGTGGTAATATAGGTTATATGATTGAAAAAATGTATAGAGGAAATAGTTATGCTGTAAAGGCTTGTAAAATTATAAAAGACGTAGCTATCGCACATGAAATGAAGAAACTTATAATAACTTGCAACCTAGATAACTTTCCATCAAGAAAAACTTGCGAAAAGATTGGTCTTAAACTTAAAGATATGATAGATTTACCAATGTATAAAGAGGGAGAACGACAAAAGTGTATATATGAATGGATTTTAGAATAG
- a CDS encoding phage terminase small subunit-related protein: MSINWNKIKKEYIESKGKVVLKELAENHGVKIGTIRSRKSREEWNEEIDNSVATCNAER; encoded by the coding sequence GTGAGTATAAACTGGAATAAGATAAAGAAAGAGTATATAGAAAGTAAAGGTAAGGTAGTATTAAAAGAGTTAGCAGAAAATCATGGAGTTAAGATAGGGACTATAAGAAGTAGAAAGAGTAGAGAAGAATGGAATGAAGAAATAGATAATAGTGTTGCAACATGCAACGCAGAAAGATAA